A genomic stretch from Bradyrhizobium quebecense includes:
- a CDS encoding threonine dehydratase, with amino-acid sequence MFDLGELERAHRIVGTAVPATPAYAWPLLAERLGTEVVVKHENHTPIGAFKVRGGLVYLERLKRERPDVPGIISATRGNHGQSLAFAASRHGVPAVIYVPRGNSVEKNRAMHAFGAELVEHGEDFQAAREEAERRAQFAGLHMVPSFHPDLVLGVATYALELFRAAPDLDILYVPIGQGSGISGCIMARDLLGLKTEIIGVQSTEAPSYALSFAAGKIVTTETSNTLADGMATRIPDADAFALIRKGASRIVQVTDDEVGQAIRAYWTDTHNLAEGAGAAALAAALQEKSKLAGKRVGLILSGGNIDFDLFRTWIGTDAAPAAQRAVA; translated from the coding sequence ATGTTTGATCTAGGAGAGCTCGAGCGCGCGCACAGGATCGTCGGCACCGCGGTGCCGGCGACGCCGGCGTATGCCTGGCCGTTACTGGCCGAACGGCTCGGCACCGAGGTCGTGGTCAAGCATGAGAACCACACGCCGATCGGCGCCTTCAAGGTGCGCGGCGGCCTGGTCTATCTCGAACGGTTGAAGCGCGAGCGGCCCGATGTGCCCGGCATCATCTCGGCGACGCGCGGCAATCACGGCCAGAGTCTGGCGTTTGCCGCGAGCCGCCACGGCGTGCCGGCGGTGATCTATGTGCCGCGCGGCAACTCGGTCGAGAAGAACCGTGCCATGCATGCGTTCGGCGCCGAGCTGGTCGAGCACGGCGAGGACTTTCAGGCCGCGCGGGAAGAGGCCGAGCGCCGTGCCCAGTTCGCCGGCCTGCACATGGTGCCGTCGTTCCATCCGGACCTGGTGCTGGGTGTTGCGACCTACGCGCTCGAGCTGTTTCGTGCGGCGCCCGATCTCGACATTCTCTATGTGCCGATCGGGCAGGGCTCCGGCATCTCCGGCTGCATCATGGCGCGCGACCTGCTCGGCCTGAAAACCGAGATCATCGGTGTGCAGTCGACCGAGGCGCCGTCCTATGCGCTGTCGTTCGCGGCCGGAAAGATCGTGACCACCGAGACCAGCAACACGCTTGCCGACGGCATGGCGACGCGGATTCCGGACGCGGATGCATTCGCCCTGATCCGCAAGGGCGCCTCGCGCATCGTGCAGGTCACCGACGACGAGGTCGGGCAGGCGATCCGTGCCTACTGGACCGACACCCACAACCTCGCCGAGGGCGCAGGCGCCGCGGCGCTCGCAGCCGCGCTGCAGGAAAAGAGCAAGCTCGCCGGCAAGCGGGTCGGCCTGATCCTGAGCGGCGGCAATATCGATTTCGATCTGTTCCGGACCTGGATCGGGACGGATGCTGCGCCGGCCGCCCAGCGGGCGGTGGCGTGA
- a CDS encoding acetolactate synthase 3 large subunit: MTDKSHDPNQMTGAAMIVRALIDHGVQHVFGYPGGAVLPIYDEIFQQSEVEHILVRHEQGAGHAAEGYARSTGKPGVVLVTSGPGATNMVTPLTDALMDSIPLVCITGQVPTHLIGNDAFQECDTVGITRPATKHNWLVRDVNDLARVLHEAFYVATTGRPGPVLVDVPKDVQFATGTYHPPRKSDVHISYTPRVKGDATQIRKAVALLANAKRPVIYSGGGVINSGPEASKLLRQLVEATGFPITSTLMGLGAYPASGPNWLGMLGMHGTYEANMTMHDCDVMLCVGARFDDRITGRVDAFSPGSKKIHIDIDPSSINKNIRVDVPIIGDAGNVLGDLLQVFKAEAKKPDIKAWWQQIAQWRARNSLSYRKNNDIILPQYAIQRLFELTRGKDTYITTEVGQHQMWAAQFFGFEEPHRWMTSGGLGTMGYGLPAAVGVQVAHPDSLVIDIAGDASVQMTIQEMSTAVQFELPIKIFILNNQYMGMVRQWQQLLHGNRLSHSYSEALPDFVKLAEAYGCVGLQATKPADLDGAIKEMISIRRPVLFDCRVAALENCFPMIPSGKAHNEMLLPEEATDEATAKAFAGGKALV; this comes from the coding sequence ATGACCGACAAGAGCCACGATCCCAATCAGATGACCGGCGCCGCGATGATCGTGCGCGCGCTCATCGATCACGGCGTGCAGCATGTCTTCGGCTATCCCGGCGGTGCGGTCCTTCCGATCTACGACGAGATTTTCCAGCAGAGCGAAGTCGAGCATATCCTGGTCCGCCACGAGCAGGGCGCCGGTCATGCCGCCGAAGGCTATGCCCGCTCGACCGGCAAACCCGGCGTGGTGCTGGTGACGTCCGGTCCCGGCGCCACCAACATGGTGACGCCGCTGACCGACGCGCTGATGGATTCGATCCCGCTGGTCTGCATCACCGGCCAGGTGCCGACCCACCTGATTGGCAACGACGCCTTCCAGGAATGCGACACCGTCGGCATCACGCGGCCCGCCACCAAGCACAACTGGCTGGTGCGCGACGTCAACGACCTCGCCAGGGTGCTGCACGAAGCCTTCTATGTCGCCACCACTGGCCGCCCCGGTCCGGTGCTGGTCGACGTGCCGAAGGACGTGCAGTTCGCGACCGGCACCTATCATCCGCCGCGCAAGTCGGACGTCCACATCTCCTACACGCCGCGCGTGAAGGGCGATGCGACCCAGATCCGCAAGGCGGTGGCGCTGCTCGCCAATGCAAAGCGTCCCGTGATCTATTCCGGCGGCGGCGTGATCAATTCGGGTCCGGAGGCTTCCAAGCTGCTGCGTCAGCTGGTGGAGGCGACCGGCTTCCCGATCACCTCGACCCTGATGGGACTGGGAGCCTATCCGGCGTCGGGGCCGAACTGGCTCGGCATGCTCGGCATGCACGGCACCTACGAAGCCAACATGACCATGCATGATTGCGACGTCATGCTGTGCGTCGGCGCGCGCTTCGACGACCGCATCACCGGCCGCGTCGATGCTTTCTCGCCGGGCTCGAAGAAGATCCACATCGATATCGACCCGTCCTCGATCAACAAGAACATCCGCGTCGACGTGCCGATCATCGGTGACGCCGGCAACGTGCTCGGCGACCTGTTGCAGGTGTTCAAGGCGGAGGCGAAGAAGCCGGATATCAAGGCGTGGTGGCAGCAGATCGCGCAATGGCGCGCGCGCAACTCGCTGTCCTACCGCAAGAACAACGATATCATCCTGCCGCAATACGCGATCCAGCGGCTGTTCGAGCTGACCCGCGGCAAGGACACCTACATCACGACCGAAGTCGGTCAGCACCAGATGTGGGCCGCGCAGTTCTTCGGCTTCGAGGAGCCGCACCGCTGGATGACCTCCGGCGGTCTCGGCACCATGGGCTACGGCCTGCCGGCCGCGGTCGGCGTGCAGGTGGCGCATCCGGACAGCTTGGTGATCGACATCGCCGGCGACGCCTCGGTGCAGATGACGATCCAGGAGATGTCGACCGCGGTTCAGTTCGAGCTGCCGATCAAGATCTTCATCCTGAACAACCAGTACATGGGCATGGTGCGGCAGTGGCAGCAGCTGCTGCACGGCAACCGCCTGTCGCATTCGTACTCCGAAGCGCTGCCGGACTTCGTCAAGCTCGCCGAAGCCTATGGCTGCGTCGGCCTGCAGGCGACCAAGCCAGCCGACCTCGATGGCGCGATCAAGGAGATGATCTCGATCAGGCGCCCGGTGCTGTTCGACTGCCGCGTCGCGGCGCTGGAGAACTGCTTCCCGATGATCCCGTCGGGCAAGGCGCACAACGAGATGCTACTGCCGGAAGAAGCGACCGATGAGGCGACCGCGAAGGCCTTTGCCGGCGGCAAGGCGCTGGTGTGA
- the miaA gene encoding tRNA (adenosine(37)-N6)-dimethylallyltransferase MiaA, producing MQAHSGLLDKAVLIAGPTASGKSALALELAQRAGGVVINTDSMQVYRDLRIITARPTAAEEAQVPHRLYGHVDAGVNFSAGAWVADAARVLGGARADKRLPIFIGGSGLYFKALTRGLSAVPPIPPDVRDGVRARLEQHGVEALHAELALRDPVSAERLKPRDRTRIARALEVIEATGRPLPDWHRDGLPPLLPPGQFHALFLAPERERLYARIDARFGAMLDTGALDEVAALAARGLDPLLPAMKAHGVPALIRHLKGEISREEAAEIGRADTRHYAKRQFTWFRHQLPEFEWVVPEAAGDWLEGRIS from the coding sequence ATGCAGGCGCATTCAGGATTGTTGGACAAGGCGGTGCTTATCGCAGGGCCGACCGCCAGCGGCAAGTCGGCGCTGGCGCTCGAGCTTGCCCAGCGCGCCGGCGGGGTCGTGATCAACACCGACTCGATGCAGGTCTATCGCGACCTCCGGATCATCACCGCGCGGCCGACCGCCGCCGAGGAGGCGCAGGTTCCGCACAGGCTCTATGGCCATGTCGATGCCGGCGTGAATTTTTCCGCGGGCGCCTGGGTGGCGGATGCGGCCAGGGTGCTCGGTGGGGCCCGTGCGGACAAGCGCCTGCCGATCTTCATCGGTGGCTCGGGCCTCTATTTCAAGGCACTGACGCGCGGGCTGTCGGCGGTGCCACCGATACCCCCTGATGTGCGCGACGGCGTGCGCGCAAGGCTGGAGCAGCACGGCGTCGAGGCGCTGCATGCCGAGCTTGCACTGCGCGATCCGGTATCGGCCGAACGGCTGAAGCCGCGCGACCGCACCCGCATCGCGCGGGCGCTTGAGGTCATCGAGGCCACCGGCCGCCCGCTGCCGGACTGGCATCGCGATGGCCTGCCGCCGCTGCTGCCGCCGGGGCAATTCCATGCGCTGTTTCTCGCGCCGGAGCGCGAGCGGCTCTATGCGCGGATCGATGCGCGGTTTGGCGCGATGCTCGATACTGGTGCGCTCGACGAGGTCGCGGCGCTGGCCGCGCGCGGGCTTGATCCGCTGCTGCCGGCTATGAAGGCCCATGGCGTCCCGGCGCTGATCCGGCACCTCAAGGGGGAGATCAGCCGGGAGGAGGCCGCCGAGATCGGTCGGGCCGACACCCGCCACTACGCCAAGCGCCAGTTCACCTGGTTTCGTCACCAGCTCCCGGAATTCGAATGGGTGGTGCCCGAGGCCGCGGGAGATTGGCTGGAGGGGCGGATCTCGTAG
- the serB gene encoding phosphoserine phosphatase SerB: MSLVATLICNPASPALDSTIVDGARAVLPSPGPAQWLFNEVAVDIPFERQDASRDDIKAIEERLRQARGDLPIDIVVQPRIGRRKKLFLADMDSTMIGQECIDELADFAGLKAHVAAITERAMRGEIEFESALRERVALLKGLPVGVVDEVLEKRITPTPGGRALVRTMRAHGAYTCLISGGFTLFTKVVAEKIGFQENRANQLQVADGKLTGEVIEPILGRATKLATLVELTESFDLDDMDTLVAGDGANDLGMIQAAGLGVAYHAKPAVAAAAAARIDHGDLTALLYAQGYRRDEFVAE; this comes from the coding sequence ATGTCCCTCGTTGCCACGCTGATCTGCAATCCTGCAAGCCCCGCGCTCGACTCCACCATCGTCGACGGTGCGCGGGCCGTGCTGCCCTCACCGGGCCCGGCGCAGTGGCTGTTCAACGAGGTCGCCGTCGACATTCCGTTCGAGCGTCAGGACGCCAGCAGGGACGACATCAAGGCCATCGAGGAGCGCCTGCGCCAGGCCCGCGGCGACCTGCCGATCGACATTGTCGTGCAGCCTCGGATCGGCCGGCGCAAGAAGCTTTTTCTGGCCGACATGGATTCGACCATGATCGGCCAGGAATGCATCGACGAGCTCGCCGATTTCGCCGGGCTGAAGGCCCATGTCGCCGCCATCACCGAGCGCGCGATGCGCGGCGAGATCGAGTTCGAATCGGCGCTGCGCGAGCGCGTCGCGCTGCTCAAGGGCCTGCCGGTCGGCGTCGTCGACGAGGTGCTGGAGAAGCGCATCACGCCGACGCCGGGCGGCCGCGCGCTGGTCAGGACGATGCGCGCGCACGGCGCCTATACCTGCCTGATCTCCGGCGGCTTCACCCTGTTCACCAAGGTGGTCGCAGAGAAGATCGGCTTCCAGGAGAACCGCGCCAACCAGTTGCAGGTCGCGGACGGCAAGCTGACCGGCGAAGTGATCGAGCCGATCCTCGGCCGCGCCACCAAGCTCGCCACCCTGGTCGAGCTGACCGAATCCTTCGACCTCGACGACATGGATACGCTGGTCGCGGGCGATGGCGCCAACGATCTCGGCATGATCCAGGCCGCAGGTCTCGGCGTCGCCTACCACGCCAAGCCGGCAGTCGCAGCCGCCGCGGCGGCGCGGATCGATCACGGCGACCTCACCGCGCTGCTCTATGCGCAGGGCTATCGGCGGGACGAATTCGTGGCGGAGTAG
- a CDS encoding Do family serine endopeptidase, whose product MIAARPALSRRLRMMGAAISIGAASMLSSVPAFARGPEGIADIAEKVIDAVVNISTSQTIEAKDRTMPQLPPGSPFEEFFDDFFKNRRGPPGKGGDKSGEFQPRKTNSLGSGFIVDTAGIVVTNNHVIADADEINVILNDGTKIKAELVGVDKKTDLAVLKFKPPKPLTAVKFGDSDKIRLGDWVVAIGNPFSLGGTVTAGIVSAKNRDISQGPYDSYIQTDAAINRGNSGGPLFNLDGEVIGVNTLIISPTGGSIGLGFAVPSKTVAGVVDQLQKFGELRRGWLGVRIQQVTDEIADSLNIKPARGALVAGVDDKGPAKPAGIEPGDVVVKFDGKDVKDPKDLSRIVADTAVGKEVDVVVIRKGNEETRKVTLGRLEDNDKVQQANAKPKDDTAEKPVTQKALGLDLAALSKDLRTKYKIKDSVKGVIVTGVDSNSDAAEKRLSAGDVIVEVAQEAVSSAADIKKRIDQLKKDGKKSVLLLVSNGDGELRFVALGVQ is encoded by the coding sequence ATGATCGCTGCCAGACCAGCCCTGAGCCGTCGCCTCCGCATGATGGGAGCTGCGATCTCGATCGGTGCTGCGAGCATGCTGAGCTCCGTGCCGGCGTTCGCACGCGGCCCCGAGGGCATCGCCGACATCGCCGAGAAGGTGATCGACGCCGTCGTCAACATCTCGACGTCGCAGACGATCGAGGCCAAGGACCGGACGATGCCGCAATTGCCGCCCGGCTCGCCGTTCGAGGAGTTCTTCGACGACTTCTTCAAGAATCGCCGCGGCCCGCCCGGCAAGGGCGGCGACAAGAGCGGAGAGTTCCAGCCGCGCAAGACCAACTCGCTCGGCTCGGGCTTCATCGTCGACACCGCGGGCATCGTCGTCACCAACAACCACGTCATCGCCGACGCCGACGAGATCAACGTCATCCTCAACGACGGCACCAAGATCAAGGCCGAGCTGGTCGGCGTCGACAAGAAGACCGACCTCGCGGTCCTGAAGTTCAAGCCGCCGAAGCCGCTCACCGCGGTCAAGTTCGGCGACAGCGACAAGATCCGCCTCGGCGACTGGGTGGTCGCGATCGGCAATCCGTTCAGTCTCGGCGGCACGGTGACCGCGGGCATCGTCTCGGCCAAGAACCGCGACATCAGCCAAGGGCCGTATGACAGCTACATCCAGACCGACGCCGCCATCAACCGCGGCAATTCCGGCGGTCCGCTGTTCAACCTCGATGGCGAGGTGATCGGCGTCAACACGCTGATCATCTCCCCGACCGGCGGCTCGATCGGCCTCGGTTTCGCCGTGCCGTCGAAGACGGTGGCCGGCGTCGTCGACCAGTTGCAGAAGTTCGGCGAGCTACGCCGCGGCTGGCTCGGCGTTCGTATCCAGCAGGTCACCGACGAGATCGCCGACAGCCTCAACATCAAGCCGGCGCGCGGCGCGCTGGTTGCCGGCGTCGACGACAAGGGCCCGGCCAAGCCGGCCGGCATCGAGCCGGGCGACGTCGTCGTCAAGTTCGACGGCAAGGACGTCAAGGATCCGAAAGATCTGTCGCGCATCGTCGCCGATACCGCGGTCGGCAAGGAAGTCGACGTCGTCGTCATCCGCAAGGGCAATGAAGAGACCCGCAAGGTCACGCTCGGCCGGCTCGAGGACAACGACAAGGTTCAGCAGGCCAACGCCAAGCCCAAGGACGACACCGCCGAGAAGCCGGTGACCCAGAAGGCGCTCGGTCTCGATCTCGCGGCTCTGAGCAAGGATCTGCGCACCAAGTACAAGATCAAGGACAGCGTGAAGGGTGTCATTGTCACCGGCGTCGACAGCAACTCCGATGCCGCCGAGAAGCGGCTGTCGGCTGGCGACGTCATCGTCGAGGTGGCGCAGGAGGCGGTGTCCAGCGCCGCCGACATCAAGAAGCGGATCGACCAGCTGAAGAAGGACGGCAAGAAGTCCGTGCTACTGCTGGTCTCCAACGGTGACGGCGAACTGCGCTTCGTCGCCCTCGGCGTGCAGTAG
- a CDS encoding DUF2065 domain-containing protein, with product MKSIAFGDFLIGLGILFVLEGILFAASPAWMRRAMKSALATPDNILRIVGIGSAVAGLILIWLVRR from the coding sequence ATGAAGTCCATAGCGTTCGGCGACTTCCTCATCGGGTTGGGAATCCTGTTCGTGCTCGAAGGCATCCTGTTTGCGGCAAGCCCCGCCTGGATGCGCCGGGCGATGAAGAGCGCGCTGGCCACGCCCGACAACATCCTGCGCATCGTCGGCATCGGCTCGGCGGTTGCGGGACTGATCCTGATCTGGCTGGTGCGGCGCTGA
- the hflC gene encoding protease modulator HflC → MRSPVTGIVSLIVLFVVLAVGYSSMFTVQQTEQTIVLRFGEPVEVVTDPGLHFKAPWNSVINVDKRILDLENPSQEVIASDQKRLVVDAFARYRIKNALRYYTSVGSIQAANLQLTTLLNAALRRVLGEVTFITVVRDEREKLMARIREQLDKEADGYGIEVVDVRIRRADLPEQNSQAVYDRMKSERQREAAEFRAQGDQKAQEIRSRADREATVIVADANSTAEQTRGAGDAERNRLFAEAYGKDKDFFAFYRSMTAYENSLKSGDTRFLLRPDSEFFRYFGNANGKAPEAAAAPKQ, encoded by the coding sequence ATGAGGTCCCCTGTTACCGGCATTGTGTCCCTGATCGTCCTCTTTGTCGTGCTCGCCGTCGGCTACAGCTCGATGTTCACCGTGCAGCAGACCGAGCAGACCATCGTCCTGCGGTTCGGCGAGCCGGTTGAGGTCGTCACCGATCCCGGCCTGCACTTCAAGGCGCCGTGGAATTCGGTGATCAACGTCGACAAGCGCATCCTCGATCTCGAAAACCCGTCGCAGGAGGTGATCGCCTCCGACCAGAAGCGGCTCGTGGTCGACGCCTTCGCGCGCTATCGCATCAAGAATGCGCTGCGCTACTACACCAGCGTCGGCTCGATCCAGGCCGCCAATCTGCAGCTGACCACGCTCTTGAATGCGGCGCTGCGCCGCGTGCTCGGCGAGGTCACCTTCATCACGGTGGTGCGTGACGAGCGCGAGAAGCTGATGGCACGGATTCGCGAGCAGCTCGACAAGGAGGCCGACGGCTACGGCATCGAGGTCGTCGACGTCAGGATCCGCCGCGCCGACCTGCCGGAGCAGAACAGCCAGGCAGTGTACGACCGGATGAAGTCCGAGCGTCAGCGCGAAGCCGCCGAGTTCCGTGCCCAGGGCGACCAGAAGGCGCAGGAGATCCGCTCCAGGGCCGACCGTGAAGCGACCGTGATCGTCGCCGATGCGAACTCGACCGCGGAGCAAACCCGCGGTGCGGGCGATGCCGAGCGCAACCGCCTGTTCGCCGAGGCCTATGGCAAGGACAAGGACTTCTTTGCGTTCTATCGCTCGATGACGGCCTATGAGAACAGCCTCAAGTCCGGCGACACGCGTTTCCTGTTGCGGCCGGACTCGGAATTCTTCAGATACTTCGGCAATGCGAACGGCAAGGCGCCTGAGGCGGCCGCCGCGCCGAAGCAGTAA